A genome region from Blautia coccoides includes the following:
- a CDS encoding CpsB/CapC family capsule biosynthesis tyrosine phosphatase, whose translation MIIDTHCHILPGVDDGAKNADETRKMLRMAFKDGIDEIIATPHFNCDMDASVLEKRMGAYLRTCKYAKEMNPKSRIYLGNELFYSEDVVDALDRGDALTLNETKYVLVEFPVYAEFRYIRHAVQHLQYAGYMPVIAHIERYQGMKKEDQVAELVGMGACMQVNVSSVMGKAGWSTRWYLLKLMRHGLVHVLGTDAHGAAHRRPEMRDCLSYIDKKIGKTYREEISTINPSRIIRGEYISG comes from the coding sequence TTGATAATAGACACACACTGCCACATTTTGCCCGGTGTAGATGACGGAGCAAAGAATGCGGATGAGACACGCAAGATGCTGCGAATGGCATTTAAAGACGGTATCGATGAGATCATTGCCACGCCTCATTTTAACTGTGACATGGATGCATCCGTTCTGGAGAAAAGGATGGGAGCTTATCTGCGTACCTGCAAATATGCCAAGGAAATGAATCCAAAGTCCAGGATATATCTGGGAAATGAATTGTTTTACAGTGAAGATGTGGTGGATGCCCTTGACAGGGGCGATGCACTGACTCTGAATGAAACAAAATATGTTTTGGTGGAATTTCCCGTTTACGCGGAATTTCGTTATATACGGCACGCTGTGCAGCACCTGCAGTATGCCGGCTATATGCCTGTGATTGCTCATATAGAGCGGTATCAGGGGATGAAGAAGGAAGATCAGGTTGCAGAGCTGGTTGGAATGGGTGCCTGCATGCAGGTCAATGTTTCCAGTGTCATGGGCAAAGCAGGCTGGAGCACAAGATGGTATTTATTGAAATTAATGAGGCACGGACTCGTTCACGTACTGGGCACAGATGCCCATGGAGCGGCACACAGACGTCCGGAGATGAGAGACTGCCTTTCTTATATAGATAAGAAAATCGGTAAGACATATCGGGAAGAAATCAGCACAATAAATCCGTCAAGAATTATCAGAGGAGAATACATAAGTGGATAA
- a CDS encoding LCP family protein, with protein MKSKEKKRLVVILAVVILLLLIAAVALYVVKNNSRAKAVTENMKKSTAASVSQAGDDTITYDGQKYVYNKKLTNILFMGVDKKETVTLKDTPGVAGQADCIMIISLDKESQTARILQVSRDSMTDIDIYDANGNYYTSVNAQLATQYAYGNAEQSSCWAMKKTVSELLFDLPIDGYVSLNIDAISTMNDAVGGVEITIPEDYTVIDPAFVKGETVKLTGAQAEKYVRYRDIDQQGSNNGRMQRQVQYIPALISALRNKVGAAGDYYEAFYPVIKPYLVTDLSADQINNLARYQLDDSGTEYVPGEAVAGEEHEEFHVDDEKLQKILIEMFYKLRK; from the coding sequence ATGAAAAGTAAAGAAAAAAAGAGACTGGTTGTGATTCTGGCGGTTGTTATCCTTTTGCTTTTGATCGCGGCGGTTGCCTTATATGTTGTAAAGAATAACAGCAGGGCCAAGGCAGTTACCGAGAATATGAAGAAAAGTACAGCGGCGTCGGTTTCTCAGGCCGGTGACGATACCATTACTTACGATGGTCAAAAATATGTGTATAATAAAAAACTTACCAATATTTTGTTCATGGGTGTGGATAAAAAAGAGACAGTCACTTTAAAGGATACTCCGGGAGTGGCAGGTCAGGCAGACTGTATTATGATCATATCTCTTGATAAGGAATCACAGACAGCGCGTATTTTGCAGGTTTCCAGGGATTCTATGACAGATATTGATATATATGATGCAAACGGTAATTATTATACCTCCGTCAATGCACAGCTTGCCACCCAGTATGCCTACGGAAATGCGGAGCAGAGCAGCTGCTGGGCTATGAAAAAGACTGTTTCAGAACTGCTTTTTGATCTTCCTATTGACGGATATGTATCTTTGAATATTGATGCCATAAGTACCATGAACGATGCTGTCGGTGGAGTCGAAATCACCATACCGGAGGATTATACGGTTATTGATCCTGCATTCGTAAAAGGCGAGACCGTGAAATTGACCGGAGCACAGGCAGAAAAGTATGTACGCTACAGGGATATTGACCAGCAGGGCAGTAATAATGGCCGTATGCAGAGACAGGTACAATATATTCCGGCTTTAATATCAGCTCTTCGGAATAAAGTCGGTGCGGCCGGTGATTATTATGAGGCGTTTTATCCTGTGATCAAGCCCTATCTTGTGACCGATTTGAGCGCAGATCAGATCAATAATTTAGCGCGTTATCAGCTTGATGACAGCGGGACAGAGTATGTTCCCGGGGAAGCTGTGGCAGGGGAAGAGCATGAGGAATTTCATGTGGATGATGAAAAATTGCAAAAAATATTGATAGAAATGTTTTATAAACTGCGAAAGTAG
- a CDS encoding MerR family transcriptional regulator, which produces MAHYYTTGEFARMAHVTIRTIRYYDNKGLLKPSFVNESGYRMYSDEDFLKLQKILSLKYLGFSLKEISNMTIHDTSSDILQSLKMQIDLVQKKMENMNQMEHALQNTMQIVQQTNQIDWNEILNLIHLTDMEKTLVEQYKNGANLNIRIALHEQYSTNPKGWFPWLYEQIDFTGVQNLLEVGCGNGELWKQVPDNILQGKYICLSDASGGMVHDAAVNIGRERKKFFDFRVLDCQELPFPDGHFQRVAANHVLFYVQNMAKALEEISRVLSGDGEFYCSTYGTGHMHEITELVQEFDPRISLSEVALYKLFGLENGQKLLEPYFSSVEKRMYEDSLRVDKPEPLLDYILSCHGNQSELLYPRQREFKKFLEEKIRRDGGISITKEAGIFICRK; this is translated from the coding sequence ATGGCGCATTATTATACCACCGGAGAATTTGCCCGTATGGCACATGTGACGATCAGGACGATCCGATATTATGATAATAAAGGGCTTTTAAAACCCAGCTTTGTCAATGAATCGGGATACCGTATGTATTCTGATGAGGATTTTCTAAAACTGCAGAAAATTCTCTCCCTGAAGTATCTGGGATTTTCTTTAAAAGAAATCTCCAATATGACCATCCATGACACCAGTTCCGACATTCTGCAATCTTTGAAAATGCAGATCGATCTGGTGCAGAAGAAAATGGAGAATATGAACCAGATGGAGCATGCACTCCAGAATACCATGCAGATTGTCCAGCAGACAAATCAGATCGACTGGAATGAAATCCTGAATCTGATCCATCTCACAGATATGGAGAAAACGCTGGTGGAGCAGTATAAAAACGGAGCCAACCTGAATATCCGTATCGCCCTCCATGAGCAGTATTCTACTAACCCAAAAGGATGGTTTCCCTGGCTGTATGAACAGATTGATTTTACCGGAGTGCAGAATCTTTTAGAAGTGGGATGCGGCAATGGAGAACTTTGGAAACAGGTTCCCGACAATATACTCCAGGGGAAATATATCTGCTTATCCGATGCGTCGGGAGGAATGGTACATGACGCGGCGGTGAATATTGGCAGAGAAAGAAAAAAGTTTTTTGATTTCAGAGTCCTGGATTGTCAGGAGCTGCCTTTTCCTGATGGTCACTTTCAGCGGGTGGCAGCCAATCATGTGCTATTCTATGTGCAGAATATGGCAAAAGCGCTGGAAGAGATTAGCCGTGTTTTAAGCGGAGACGGAGAGTTTTACTGCAGCACATACGGAACAGGCCATATGCATGAGATTACTGAGCTGGTGCAGGAGTTTGACCCAAGGATTTCTCTGTCGGAAGTGGCTCTGTATAAGCTGTTCGGTCTGGAAAACGGGCAGAAACTGTTGGAGCCGTATTTCTCCTCAGTGGAGAAACGCATGTATGAAGACAGTCTGCGGGTGGACAAGCCGGAGCCGCTGCTCGACTATATTTTATCCTGTCATGGGAATCAGAGTGAGCTTCTGTATCCCAGGCAGAGAGAGTTTAAAAAGTTTTTGGAAGAAAAGATCCGGAGAGATGGAGGCATTTCCATCACAAAGGAAGCGGGGATTTTTATTTGCAGGAAATAG
- a CDS encoding immunoglobulin-like domain-containing protein, which yields MKKGLIAAAIIVCIGITAGTVFLVLDRDKTAPEIKVPAENTLTYVAGQDKKLLLEGVTAVDDKDGDVSDTLMVESVKPTSDGTQAEVTYTAMDNSRNVAKKKILVNYQASGEPAPAEDGQTPEGTDANPENGEAGAEAPAPEGEGEAPADVPADAPVDPAAAEQPAQDTTGGAEATEAAIAQLPPGSPQFRLNQYEVTLPVGSKFDYSTYIQDITDDKDDRSTLFRQIQLQNSVDTNTPGSYEVVYYVIDSDGNQSNTATLKVNIQ from the coding sequence ATGAAAAAAGGATTAATTGCTGCAGCAATTATAGTATGCATCGGAATTACGGCAGGTACCGTATTTCTGGTACTTGATCGGGACAAGACAGCACCGGAGATAAAAGTTCCCGCAGAGAATACGCTGACCTATGTGGCGGGACAGGATAAAAAGCTGCTCCTGGAAGGTGTGACTGCGGTTGATGACAAGGATGGAGATGTTTCAGATACACTTATGGTGGAATCGGTTAAACCAACTTCTGATGGAACCCAGGCTGAAGTGACTTATACGGCCATGGATAACAGCCGCAATGTTGCAAAAAAGAAAATTCTGGTAAATTATCAGGCGTCCGGTGAGCCGGCTCCGGCAGAGGATGGTCAGACACCAGAAGGTACAGACGCAAATCCTGAAAACGGAGAAGCAGGGGCAGAAGCCCCGGCTCCGGAAGGTGAGGGTGAGGCGCCTGCGGATGTTCCGGCAGATGCGCCTGTTGACCCGGCCGCTGCAGAGCAGCCTGCACAGGACACAACAGGGGGTGCAGAAGCAACGGAAGCGGCAATTGCACAGCTTCCGCCAGGAAGCCCCCAGTTCAGGCTGAACCAATATGAGGTGACTCTGCCTGTGGGAAGCAAGTTTGATTACAGTACATATATTCAGGATATCACCGATGATAAAGACGACAGAAGCACTCTTTTCAGACAGATACAACTGCAGAATTCTGTGGATACAAATACACCCGGAAGTTATGAAGTTGTCTATTATGTTATTGACAGCGATGGAAATCAGTCAAATACTGCCACTTTAAAGGTAAATATCCAGTAG
- the srtB gene encoding class B sortase — translation MEKKRRSKWFWVFLIIFLAAAAFAVYYYVSQQKKEEVYDKLKENNKTEEPEVKEEPKQEPVQAVPEEPEAEPVDIPIDFAGLQEMNPEIYAWIRIPGTEVDYPIVQRPEDDAYYLDHTIEGAEGLPGSIYTESLNKKDFTDKNTVIYGHNMKDNTMFGSLKDYKDSAYMDEHSEVYIYTPEHIFTYKIFAAVTYDSRHIMVAFDFAQDEQYQAYLDSLSQVRNMASYINTDIPVTTADRIITMSTCNGNNDQRFLVEAVLIDEK, via the coding sequence ATGGAAAAGAAAAGAAGAAGTAAATGGTTCTGGGTTTTTTTGATCATATTCCTGGCAGCAGCGGCTTTTGCTGTATATTACTACGTAAGCCAGCAAAAGAAAGAAGAGGTTTACGATAAGCTGAAAGAAAACAATAAGACAGAAGAGCCGGAAGTTAAAGAGGAACCAAAGCAAGAACCGGTGCAGGCAGTACCAGAAGAGCCTGAAGCAGAACCTGTGGATATTCCCATTGACTTTGCCGGACTGCAGGAAATGAACCCTGAAATTTATGCGTGGATAAGGATTCCGGGTACAGAGGTAGATTACCCCATCGTGCAGCGTCCTGAAGATGATGCTTATTATCTGGATCACACCATAGAAGGGGCTGAGGGACTGCCGGGATCTATTTATACAGAATCCCTCAATAAAAAGGATTTTACAGACAAAAATACAGTGATTTATGGACATAATATGAAGGACAATACCATGTTTGGCAGTCTGAAGGATTATAAGGACAGCGCTTATATGGATGAGCATTCCGAGGTGTATATTTATACACCGGAACATATTTTTACCTATAAGATCTTTGCAGCAGTTACTTATGACAGCAGACATATTATGGTGGCCTTTGATTTTGCCCAGGATGAGCAGTATCAGGCATATCTTGATTCCCTCAGCCAGGTGAGAAATATGGCGTCTTATATCAACACCGATATACCGGTCACAACAGCTGACAGGATTATCACAATGTCAACCTGCAACGGAAATAATGACCAGCGGTTTCTTGTAGAGGCGGTATTGATTGATGAAAAGTAA
- a CDS encoding ISL3 family transposase has protein sequence MHSNCTKNLLDLEGVIIKKVVHADHYVKIFIQTDPSLQTCPECGNQTKRIHDYRYQKIKDLPFQMKHTYLILKKRRYVCKCGKRFMEKYHFLPSYQRQTLRLSYKIIDLLRNLVSIKSVADTTNVSVNTVTRLLDTINYSTPSLPECISIDEFKGNTDAGKYQCILLDAKKHRILDILPDRTQSHLISYFRETNRAERHRVKFFVCDMWQPYVDLARAYFPNATIIIDKYHFIRYVTWAIENVRKRLQKTMPVNLRRYYKRSRKLILTRYAKLKDENKKACDLMLLYNDDLRLAHTLKEWFYEICQSEKYSYQRTAFWEWVKSAEKSGIPEFENCAKTYRNWSEGILNAFKYKYTNGPTEGYNNKIKVLKRLSFGIRNFNRFRTRIIHCSI, from the coding sequence ATGCACTCTAATTGTACCAAAAATCTCTTAGATTTAGAAGGGGTTATAATAAAAAAAGTTGTGCATGCGGATCATTATGTAAAGATTTTTATTCAAACAGATCCTTCCTTACAGACTTGTCCTGAGTGCGGCAACCAAACCAAACGCATTCATGATTATCGGTATCAAAAGATTAAGGATCTACCGTTCCAAATGAAACATACATATTTAATACTTAAGAAAAGGCGATATGTCTGTAAATGCGGTAAACGATTTATGGAGAAATATCATTTTCTACCTTCCTATCAACGGCAGACTTTACGTTTATCCTACAAGATAATTGACCTACTTAGAAATCTTGTGAGTATAAAGTCCGTTGCAGATACAACAAATGTTTCAGTTAACACCGTTACCCGACTTTTGGACACCATTAATTATTCTACACCCTCTCTTCCAGAGTGTATATCAATTGATGAATTTAAGGGTAATACAGACGCCGGAAAGTACCAATGTATTCTTTTAGATGCCAAGAAACACCGTATTCTTGATATCCTACCGGACAGAACGCAGAGCCATTTGATTTCCTATTTCAGAGAAACAAACCGAGCTGAGCGCCACCGTGTGAAGTTCTTTGTCTGTGATATGTGGCAGCCCTACGTAGACTTAGCAAGAGCTTACTTCCCTAATGCCACAATCATTATAGACAAATATCATTTCATCCGGTATGTAACTTGGGCAATTGAAAATGTGAGGAAAAGGCTCCAGAAAACAATGCCTGTAAACCTCAGAAGATACTATAAACGCAGCCGAAAGTTAATTCTTACTCGATATGCTAAGCTTAAGGATGAAAACAAGAAAGCGTGCGATCTTATGCTACTTTATAACGATGACTTGAGATTGGCTCATACTCTTAAGGAATGGTTTTATGAGATATGCCAGAGCGAGAAGTACTCCTATCAGCGAACAGCTTTCTGGGAGTGGGTTAAGTCTGCAGAGAAATCAGGAATACCCGAGTTTGAGAACTGTGCAAAAACTTATAGAAACTGGTCAGAAGGTATTTTAAATGCTTTTAAATACAAATATACAAATGGTCCTACTGAAGGTTACAATAATAAAATCAAGGTGCTAAAAAGACTATCTTTCGGAATACGTAACTTTAATAGATTCCGTACAAGAATTATACACTGCTCTATCTAA
- a CDS encoding CpsD/CapB family tyrosine-protein kinase: MDKLEIKGEISLSSREREVYRTLRTNLEFTGVENRVIAVTSCTPNDGKSTVAYNLALALAESGRNTLLIDADMRKSVLVHRLRVEGALKGLSHYLSGQNELGDVVYGTNKRNLFLLPTGIFPSNPTELLGNERLQKLLTGLKNTFDYIIIDTPPLGSVIDAAVIAQVCDGSILVLAADNSSRAEAKGVVGQLKAANSNLLGVVLNKVDVHTGSYYGKKYGGYYGNKYGGYY, from the coding sequence GTGGATAAGTTAGAGATCAAAGGAGAAATTTCATTATCAAGCCGGGAACGAGAAGTTTACCGTACCTTGAGAACCAACCTGGAATTTACAGGTGTGGAGAACCGGGTTATTGCGGTCACAAGCTGTACGCCCAACGATGGAAAAAGTACAGTTGCCTATAATCTGGCTCTGGCTTTGGCAGAAAGCGGCAGAAACACGCTGCTTATTGACGCGGATATGAGAAAATCCGTACTGGTTCACCGTTTGAGAGTTGAGGGAGCCCTTAAAGGACTCAGCCATTACCTTTCCGGTCAGAATGAATTAGGGGATGTGGTATACGGAACGAATAAGAGAAATCTTTTTCTGCTTCCAACCGGAATTTTCCCCAGCAATCCAACAGAGCTTCTTGGAAATGAGAGACTTCAGAAACTGCTCACAGGTCTGAAGAATACATTTGACTATATCATAATTGATACACCGCCTCTTGGAAGCGTGATCGACGCTGCGGTAATTGCCCAGGTATGTGATGGATCTATTCTCGTACTGGCGGCAGATAATTCATCAAGAGCAGAGGCAAAGGGTGTAGTTGGACAGCTTAAGGCAGCCAACAGCAATCTCCTTGGTGTTGTTCTCAACAAAGTGGATGTACATACAGGAAGCTACTACGGCAAGAAGTATGGCGGGTATTATGGAAATAAATACGGCGGATACTATTAA
- a CDS encoding YveK family protein, whose product MNNKEYDDEIEIDLGALFHVLLRKWWLIGICAIMGGVIALGGTALLITPKYESKAQLYILNKTTSVTSLADIQIGSELTADFEVIATSKPVIDAAIERIQEEEDKTFSRKEILDVLTVVNKSGTRILEVKAIDENPADACIIANAVAEETADRMASIMKSDPPTTVESAEVAEKPVSPSLLKNTAIGILLGILLVCGVLTVRFIINDNIKTEEDVEKYLGLSTLAIVPYVKGKDKKKDELRKLKEADNGKEKKK is encoded by the coding sequence ATGAATAATAAAGAATACGATGACGAAATTGAGATTGATTTAGGTGCCCTATTCCATGTACTGCTGCGCAAATGGTGGCTAATCGGCATTTGTGCAATTATGGGCGGAGTGATCGCGTTAGGCGGTACAGCGCTTCTCATCACGCCTAAGTATGAATCAAAGGCTCAGCTTTATATTTTGAATAAGACAACAAGCGTTACATCCCTGGCAGATATTCAGATCGGCAGTGAGTTGACGGCCGACTTTGAGGTGATCGCCACCAGTAAGCCTGTTATTGATGCCGCTATAGAGCGTATACAGGAGGAAGAGGATAAAACATTTTCCAGAAAAGAAATCCTGGATGTTCTCACGGTGGTGAATAAATCCGGTACACGAATCCTGGAAGTGAAAGCCATAGATGAGAATCCGGCAGATGCCTGCATCATTGCCAATGCAGTCGCTGAGGAGACTGCAGACAGAATGGCATCCATTATGAAATCTGACCCGCCGACAACTGTAGAGAGCGCGGAAGTTGCAGAAAAGCCGGTCAGCCCCAGCCTTCTGAAAAATACCGCGATCGGTATTTTACTGGGTATCCTGCTTGTATGCGGAGTGCTTACCGTGAGGTTTATCATCAACGACAATATCAAGACAGAAGAAGATGTTGAGAAATATCTTGGTCTTTCCACACTGGCTATTGTTCCTTACGTGAAAGGTAAAGATAAGAAGAAAGATGAGCTTCGCAAACTGAAAGAGGCAGACAATGGAAAAGAAAAGAAGAAGTAA
- a CDS encoding IS256 family transposase yields MFGAYEGKRNIIHQLLEEYDIQTAEDIQDALKDLLGGTIKEMLEAEMEDHLGYEKSERSDNEDYRNGYKRKRVNSSYGTMEIEVPQDRKSTFQPQVVKKRQKDISDIDQKIISMYAKGMTTRQISETIEDIYGFETSEGFISDVTDKILPQIEDWQNRPLDEVYPILFIDAIHYSVRDNGVIRKLAAYVILGINTEGKKEVLTIQVGDNESSKYWLSVLNELKNRGVKDILILCADGLAGIKEAIAAAFPKTEYQRCIVHQVRNTLKYVPDKDRKAFATDLKTIYQAPDEKKALAALERVTEKWTPKYPNSMKRWKDNWDSISPIFKFSADVRKVIYTTNAIESLNSTYRKLNQQRSVFPSDTALLKALYLATFEATKRWTTTIRNWGQVYGELSIMYEGRLPE; encoded by the coding sequence TTACGAAGGAAAACGTAACATTATCCATCAGCTCCTGGAAGAATACGATATTCAGACAGCTGAAGATATTCAGGATGCTCTGAAAGATCTTCTGGGTGGAACAATCAAAGAAATGTTGGAAGCAGAAATGGAGGATCATCTGGGATATGAAAAATCTGAACGCTCTGATAACGAGGATTACCGAAATGGCTACAAACGCAAACGCGTAAACAGCAGTTATGGTACCATGGAGATTGAGGTCCCTCAGGATCGCAAATCCACTTTTCAGCCTCAGGTCGTAAAAAAACGCCAGAAAGATATTTCAGATATTGATCAGAAGATCATTTCTATGTACGCCAAAGGGATGACCACCCGACAGATTTCTGAAACGATCGAAGATATTTACGGCTTTGAAACTTCGGAAGGATTTATTTCTGATGTAACAGATAAGATCCTTCCTCAGATCGAAGACTGGCAGAACCGTCCCTTAGATGAAGTATATCCGATCCTTTTTATCGATGCGATCCACTATTCTGTCCGGGATAACGGGGTGATCCGCAAACTAGCGGCATATGTGATCCTGGGGATCAATACGGAAGGAAAAAAGGAAGTCCTTACCATTCAGGTTGGAGATAATGAAAGCTCTAAATATTGGCTTTCTGTTCTGAATGAATTAAAAAACCGGGGTGTAAAAGACATCCTGATCCTTTGTGCCGACGGTCTGGCCGGGATCAAAGAAGCCATCGCGGCTGCCTTCCCCAAAACAGAATATCAACGCTGTATTGTCCATCAAGTAAGAAATACCCTGAAATATGTTCCGGATAAAGACAGGAAGGCTTTTGCAACGGATCTGAAGACAATCTATCAGGCGCCAGACGAAAAGAAAGCTCTGGCAGCCCTTGAGAGGGTAACAGAGAAATGGACACCAAAATATCCGAATTCCATGAAACGCTGGAAGGATAACTGGGATTCTATTTCTCCGATCTTCAAGTTTTCAGCAGATGTCCGGAAGGTCATATACACGACCAATGCCATAGAATCCCTGAATTCCACGTATCGGAAATTAAACCAGCAGAGAAGTGTATTTCCGAGCGATACAGCGCTGCTGAAAGCCCTGTATCTAGCCACTTTTGAAGCAACAAAAAGGTGGACTACCACCATCCGGAACTGGGGCCAGGTCTACGGTGAACTGAGTATTATGTATGAGGGACGGCTTCCAGAATAA
- a CDS encoding LPXTG cell wall anchor domain-containing protein, whose protein sequence is MKKLIALVCAAVMTVSSAVAVFAQPSVQVTGVVTKAQAATDANGNAVTVEFKAISEEHKAAVENIKKEETLKEVLGADFKEGMQVVDVKEISVPDGTTFPVTITFEVPGVVEGSSVAVLHYNGSAWEKVEAKAGAGTITATFTSLSPVAFVVDKDAAAKASTSPKTGETNVMMWTGIVAVIAVAGMAVTYKKRREA, encoded by the coding sequence ATGAAGAAACTCATTGCTTTAGTGTGCGCAGCTGTTATGACTGTTAGTTCAGCCGTTGCAGTATTCGCACAGCCAAGTGTACAGGTTACAGGTGTTGTAACCAAAGCTCAGGCCGCTACAGATGCTAACGGTAACGCTGTTACTGTTGAATTCAAAGCGATCTCTGAAGAGCACAAAGCAGCAGTTGAGAACATTAAGAAAGAGGAAACTCTGAAAGAGGTTCTCGGCGCAGACTTCAAAGAAGGTATGCAGGTTGTAGATGTTAAAGAAATTTCTGTTCCGGACGGAACAACTTTCCCTGTAACCATCACATTTGAAGTTCCTGGTGTTGTAGAAGGTTCTTCTGTTGCAGTTCTGCACTACAACGGAAGCGCTTGGGAGAAAGTAGAAGCGAAAGCTGGTGCTGGTACAATTACTGCTACCTTCACATCTCTGTCTCCTGTAGCATTTGTTGTTGACAAAGATGCAGCAGCAAAAGCATCCACATCTCCTAAAACAGGTGAAACAAACGTTATGATGTGGACAGGTATCGTAGCTGTTATTGCAGTAGCTGGAATGGCTGTTACATACAAAAAAAGAAGAGAAGCATAA
- the rfbB gene encoding dTDP-glucose 4,6-dehydratase → MKVLVTGGAGFIGGNFVHHMVNKYPDYEIVNLDLLTYAGNLETLKPVEDKPNYKFVKGDIADEPFIMDLFEKEKFDIVVNFAAESHVDRSIEDPGIFVQTNVMGTRVLLDASKKYGVKRYHQVSTDEVYGDLPLDRPDLFFTEETPIHTSSPYSSSKASADLFVLAYYRTFGLPVTISRCSNNYGPYHFPEKLIPLMISRALADEELPVYGNGENVRDWLHVSDHCEAIDLIIHKGRVGEVYNVGGHNERTNLQVVQTILKALNKPESLIKYVKDRPGHDMRYAIDPTKLETELGWKPQYNFDTGIAQTIQWYLDNEDWWKHILSGEYSNYFDSMYGERLA, encoded by the coding sequence ATGAAAGTATTAGTAACAGGCGGTGCCGGTTTTATCGGAGGAAACTTTGTACATCATATGGTGAATAAATACCCGGATTATGAGATTGTGAATTTGGATCTGCTCACCTATGCCGGCAATCTGGAGACTTTGAAACCAGTAGAAGATAAACCAAATTATAAATTTGTCAAAGGTGATATTGCGGATGAACCGTTTATTATGGATCTTTTTGAGAAAGAGAAATTTGACATTGTAGTGAACTTTGCGGCGGAGAGCCATGTGGACCGTTCTATAGAAGACCCGGGAATTTTCGTTCAGACAAACGTTATGGGAACGAGAGTGCTTCTGGATGCTTCCAAAAAATATGGTGTAAAGCGTTACCATCAGGTTTCCACAGATGAGGTTTATGGAGATCTGCCTCTTGACAGACCGGATCTGTTCTTTACAGAGGAGACACCTATACACACTTCAAGCCCGTATTCATCCTCAAAGGCCAGCGCGGACCTCTTTGTACTTGCCTATTACAGAACTTTTGGTTTGCCGGTGACCATATCCAGATGCTCCAACAACTATGGACCATATCATTTTCCGGAAAAACTGATTCCGCTGATGATCAGCCGTGCGCTGGCAGATGAAGAGCTGCCGGTATACGGAAACGGTGAAAATGTGAGAGACTGGCTGCATGTATCAGATCACTGTGAGGCCATTGACCTGATCATCCATAAGGGCAGAGTCGGTGAGGTTTATAATGTGGGCGGCCACAATGAGCGGACCAATCTTCAGGTGGTACAGACCATCCTCAAAGCCCTGAACAAACCGGAAAGTCTGATCAAATATGTAAAAGACCGTCCGGGACATGACATGAGATATGCCATTGATCCCACTAAACTGGAAACAGAGCTTGGATGGAAACCGCAGTATAATTTCGATACAGGAATCGCCCAGACCATCCAGTGGTATCTGGATAATGAAGACTGGTGGAAACACATATTAAGCGGCGAGTATTCCAATTATTTTGACAGTATGTACGGAGAACGTCTGGCATAA